A single genomic interval of Cucumis sativus cultivar 9930 chromosome 5, Cucumber_9930_V3, whole genome shotgun sequence harbors:
- the LOC101209225 gene encoding cysteine proteinase inhibitor 12 codes for MNKDTSISFSPLSSALLLLLLLFFSGIIVLAGNASAHFCADQDDPLLMASTLGDVRDSQGASNSADVDELARFAVEEHNKKENSLLEFVRVVKAKEQVVAGTLHHLTVEVVEAGKKKLYEAKVWVKSWMNFKELQEFKHAGDVPSITPSDLGAKKGDHPQGWREVAPHDPHVQDAAQHALRTIQQRSNSLVPYELLEIIHAKAEVIEDAAKFDLLLKLKRGSKEEKFKVEVHKNNEGNFLLNQMVQDHS; via the exons ATGAACAAGGATACTTCCATTTCGTTTTCTCCATTATCATCTgctttgttgttgttgctgctgctgttTTTCTCTGGGATCATTGTTCTTGCAGGTAACGCATCAGCTCACTTTTGCGCTGACCAGGACGATCCTCTCCTTATGGCGTCCACACTTGGAGACGTTCGCGATTCTCAGGGAGCTTCCAACTCCGCCGATGTTGATGAACTCGCTCGTTTTGCCGTCGAGGAACACAACAAGAAAGAG AATTCTCTTCTTGAGTTTGTGAGAGTTGTGAAGGCAAAAGAGCAGGTAGTTGCTGGTACATTACACCATCTTACTGTTGAGGTTGTTGAGGCTGGTAAAAAGAAGCTGTATGAAGCTAAGGTTTGGGTGAAGTCATGGatgaattttaaagaattgCAAGAGTTTAAGCATGCAGGCGATGTCCCCTCAATTACTCCTTCTGATCTTGGTGCAAAAAAAG GTGATCATCCCCAGGGATGGCGAGAAGTGGCACCACATGATCCTCATGTTCAGGATGCAGCACAGCATGCTCTTCGAACCATCCAGCAGAGATCTAATTCTCTAGTCCCATATGAACTGCTGGAGATCATTCATGCCAAGGCAGAG GTGATCGAAGATGCTGCAAAGTTTGATTTGCTCCTAAAGCTGAAGAGAGGGAGTAAAGAAGAGAAGTTCAAAGTGGAGGTCCACAAGAACAATGAAGGTAACTTCCTTCTAAATCAGATGGTGCAAGATCATTCCTAA
- the LOC101208981 gene encoding tabersonine 16-hydroxylase 1 isoform X1: MSSECDVFTPFNVIGILLRSDSSRNCDSQQKSRILRDFVTREVNAFLWFFLIAITAVLISKVVALFKLWSKAKLLPGPSCPSFYGHSKVISRRNLTDILYDSHKKYGPVIKLWLGPMQLLVSVKEPALLKEILVKAEDKLPLTGRAFRLAFGRSSLFASSFEKVQSRRLRLAEKLDGISFQRGNVIPAKAVDCSVGRIQDLMVEESIDCSKVSQHLAFTLLGCTLFGDAFLGWSKATIYEELLMMIAKDANVWASYRVTPFWKRGFWRYQRLCMKLKCLTQDIVQQYKKHYNLFSHSHNQKPQGETKSSSVEVAFDMPPCPAAEMHNSCFFSGPNDHFNSNEEPYGNIMGVMFHGCLTTANLIASILERLATNPEIQEKINLELNRAQKDSVKDPQNNVDNMPLLLATIYESARLLPSGPLLQRCSLKQDLVLKTGITIPAGTLVVVPIKLIQMDSSSWGSDANEFNPYRFLSMTCNGTDTRQQTSVAGENDVDEGDNSFVLNDPTGNAVFLPFGFGARSCVGQKFIIQGLATLFASLLSNYEIKLQSESKTDLKSSSSNPSTAQILLNSKIVFIRRNS, from the exons ATGAGCTCCGAATGCGACGTCTTTACTCCTTTCAACGTCATCGGAATCCTTCTCCGATCGGACTCTTCCCGGAACTGTGATTCCCAACAGAAGTCCCGGATTCTTAGAGATTTTGTTACTCGCGAAGTCAATGCCTTCCTCTGGTTCTTCCTCATCGCCATCACTGCGGTTCTGATCAGCAAAGTTGTTGCGCTTTTCAAATTGTGGTCTAAGGCGAAGCTACTCCCTGGACCTTCTTGTCCGTCTTTCTATGGTCACTCCAAGGTGATTTCGCGCCGGAATCTCACTG ATATATTATATGACTCTCATAAAAAATATGGGCCAGTCATCAAGCTATGGTTGGGTCCCATGCAGCTTTTAGTGTCTGTAAAGGAGCCAGCTCTTCTCAAAGAAATTCTGGTAAAGGCCGAGGATAAATTGCCTTTGACAGGAAGGGCATTCAGATTGGCATTTGGGCGTTCAAGTCTTTTTGCTTCCTCTTTTGAGAAG GTGCAAAGCAGAAGACTACGGTTAGCAGAAAAGTTAGATGGAATATCATTTCAGAGGGGTAATGTTATTCCTGCAAAAGCTGTGGATTGTTCCGTAGGGAGGATACAAGATCTTATGGTCGAAGAAAGTATAGATTGTAGTAAGGTTTCTCAACATTTGGCTTTTACATTGTTAGGGTGCACACTTTTTGGGGATGCTTTTTTGGGTTGGTCTAAGGCAACCATCTATGAAGAACTTCTGATGATGATTGCAAAAGATGCCAACGTTTGGGCCTCCTACAGAGTTACTCCTTTCTGGAAACGAGGATTCTGGCGGTACCAGCGCTTGTGCATGAAGTTGAAATGCTTAACACAAGATATTGTTCAgcaatataaaaaacattacAACCTTTTCTCTCACTCTCATAATCAAAAACCTCAAGGTGAAACTAAAAGTTCCAGTGTGGAGGTTGCATTTGATATGCCACCCTGTCCTGCTGCCGAGATGCATAATAGCTGTTTCTTTTCTGGTCCTAATGatcattttaattctaatGAAGAACCGTATGGAAACATTATGGGTGTGATGTTTCATGGATGCCTAACTACTGCAAATTTGATCGCTTCCATTTTGGAAAGGCTTGCTACAAATCCTGAAATACAAGAAAAG ATCAACTTGGAACTAAATAGAGCACAAAAGGACTCGGTGAAAGATCCCCAGAATAATGTTGATAACATGCCACTTCTGTTGGCAACTATATATGAATCTGCTCGTCTTTTGCCATCAGGGCCTCTGTTACAAAGATGTTCACTTAAACAAG ATCTAGTCCTAAAGACTGGTATAACTATACCTGCCGGAACACTAGTTGTTGTACCCATAAAGTTGATACAGATGGATAGTTCAAGCTGGGGAAGTGATGCCAATGAGTTTAATCCCTATCGTTTTCTATCAATGACTTGTAATGGGACTGATACGCGTCAGCAGACATCAGTTGCAG GTGAAAATGATGTGGATGAAGGGGATAACTCATTTGTTTTGAACGATCCAACCGGCAATGCTGTGTTTCTTCCCTTTGGCTTTGGTGCACGTTCCTGTGTTGGTCagaaatttattatacaaGGACTCGCAACATTATTTGCCTCATTGCTCTCAAATTACGAG ATAAAGCTTCAGTCAGAATCTAAAACCGACTTGAAGTCGTCGTCATCAAACCCCTCTACAGCTCAAATCCTTCTGAATTCGAAGATAGTTTTCATAAGGAGGAACAGCTGA
- the LOC101209714 gene encoding dr1-associated corepressor, with translation MRKKLDTRFPAARIKKIMQADEDVGKIALAVPVLVSKALELFLQDLCDRTYEITLQRGAKTMNSLHLKHCVQSYSVFDFLRDIVGRVPDYGHGHSDGAVDDRKRRKPLGDEGNDFDELKKSKMHDMSHVSTGRGRGRGRGRGRGRPARSAERDNYQPNPDVDPCTSIENRNKNPNPDVHMEHHVEPSDTPKEVSEANQAIQNFDLNADVSTNEDSKTVPAAAVSDAPIEPAAPTTTTESETKAADEFPAWPLSDVDKMAIDPLQYTHLSSRVDEEEEDYDEEE, from the exons GCTcgaattaaaaagataatgcaAGCAGATGAGGATGTTGGAAAGATAGCATTGGCAGTGCCCGTTTTAGTTT CTAAAGCATTGGAACTGTTCCTGCAAGACCTCTGTGATCGTACATATGAGATAACTCTACAAAGAGGAGCAAAGACAATGAACTCTTTACACCT AAAGCACTGTGTACAAAGCTATAGTGTTTTCGATTTTCTGAGGGATATTGTTGGTCGGGTGCCAGATTATGGTCATGGTCATTCTGATGGTGCTGTTGATGATAGAAAGAGGAG GAAACCCCTTGGTGACGAGGGTAATGATTTTGACGAGTTGAAAAAGAGCAAGATG CATGACATGAGCCATGTCAGCACCGGTAGAGGAAGAGGAAGGGGACGAGGACGGGGTCGTGGACGACCTGCTCGATCAGCCGAAAGGGACAACTACCAACCTAACCCTGATGTCGACCCTTGCACATCCATAGAGAACAGGAACAAGAACCCCAACCCCGATGTGCACATGGAACATCACGTCGAGCCTAGTGATACACCAAAAGAAGTTAGTGAAGCCAATCAAGCTATCCAAAACTTCGATCTTAATGCTGATGTCAGCACTAATGAAGACTCCAAGACAGTACCAGCAGCAGCAGTTTCAGATGCGCCCATCGAACCAGCTGCACCTACAACAACTACCGAGTCCGAGACTAAAGCAGCTGATGAATTCCCTGCCTGGCCTCTTTCTGACGTGGACAAAATGGCAATTGATCCTCTCCAATATACACATCTCAGCTCAAGAGTAGatgaggaagaggaagattATGATGAAGAGGAGTAA
- the LOC101208981 gene encoding cytochrome P450 714C3 isoform X2: MSSECDVFTPFNVIGILLRSDSSRNCDSQQKSRILRDFVTREVNAFLWFFLIAITAVLISKVVALFKLWSKAKLLPGPSCPSFYGHSKVISRRNLTDILYDSHKKYGPVIKLWLGPMQLLVSVKEPALLKEILVKAEDKLPLTGRAFRLAFGRSSLFASSFEKVQSRRLRLAEKLDGISFQRGNVIPAKAVDCSVGRIQDLMVEESIDCSKVSQHLAFTLLGCTLFGDAFLGWSKATIYEELLMMIAKDANVWASYRVTPFWKRGFWRYQRLCMKLKCLTQDIVQQYKKHYNLFSHSHNQKPQGETKSSSVEVAFDMPPCPAAEMHNSCFFSGPNDHFNSNEEPYGNIMGVMFHGCLTTANLIASILERLATNPEIQEKINLELNRAQKDSVKDPQNNVDNMPLLLATIYESARLLPSGPLLQRCSLKQVLKTGITIPAGTLVVVPIKLIQMDSSSWGSDANEFNPYRFLSMTCNGTDTRQQTSVAGENDVDEGDNSFVLNDPTGNAVFLPFGFGARSCVGQKFIIQGLATLFASLLSNYEIKLQSESKTDLKSSSSNPSTAQILLNSKIVFIRRNS; encoded by the exons ATGAGCTCCGAATGCGACGTCTTTACTCCTTTCAACGTCATCGGAATCCTTCTCCGATCGGACTCTTCCCGGAACTGTGATTCCCAACAGAAGTCCCGGATTCTTAGAGATTTTGTTACTCGCGAAGTCAATGCCTTCCTCTGGTTCTTCCTCATCGCCATCACTGCGGTTCTGATCAGCAAAGTTGTTGCGCTTTTCAAATTGTGGTCTAAGGCGAAGCTACTCCCTGGACCTTCTTGTCCGTCTTTCTATGGTCACTCCAAGGTGATTTCGCGCCGGAATCTCACTG ATATATTATATGACTCTCATAAAAAATATGGGCCAGTCATCAAGCTATGGTTGGGTCCCATGCAGCTTTTAGTGTCTGTAAAGGAGCCAGCTCTTCTCAAAGAAATTCTGGTAAAGGCCGAGGATAAATTGCCTTTGACAGGAAGGGCATTCAGATTGGCATTTGGGCGTTCAAGTCTTTTTGCTTCCTCTTTTGAGAAG GTGCAAAGCAGAAGACTACGGTTAGCAGAAAAGTTAGATGGAATATCATTTCAGAGGGGTAATGTTATTCCTGCAAAAGCTGTGGATTGTTCCGTAGGGAGGATACAAGATCTTATGGTCGAAGAAAGTATAGATTGTAGTAAGGTTTCTCAACATTTGGCTTTTACATTGTTAGGGTGCACACTTTTTGGGGATGCTTTTTTGGGTTGGTCTAAGGCAACCATCTATGAAGAACTTCTGATGATGATTGCAAAAGATGCCAACGTTTGGGCCTCCTACAGAGTTACTCCTTTCTGGAAACGAGGATTCTGGCGGTACCAGCGCTTGTGCATGAAGTTGAAATGCTTAACACAAGATATTGTTCAgcaatataaaaaacattacAACCTTTTCTCTCACTCTCATAATCAAAAACCTCAAGGTGAAACTAAAAGTTCCAGTGTGGAGGTTGCATTTGATATGCCACCCTGTCCTGCTGCCGAGATGCATAATAGCTGTTTCTTTTCTGGTCCTAATGatcattttaattctaatGAAGAACCGTATGGAAACATTATGGGTGTGATGTTTCATGGATGCCTAACTACTGCAAATTTGATCGCTTCCATTTTGGAAAGGCTTGCTACAAATCCTGAAATACAAGAAAAG ATCAACTTGGAACTAAATAGAGCACAAAAGGACTCGGTGAAAGATCCCCAGAATAATGTTGATAACATGCCACTTCTGTTGGCAACTATATATGAATCTGCTCGTCTTTTGCCATCAGGGCCTCTGTTACAAAGATGTTCACTTAAACAAG TCCTAAAGACTGGTATAACTATACCTGCCGGAACACTAGTTGTTGTACCCATAAAGTTGATACAGATGGATAGTTCAAGCTGGGGAAGTGATGCCAATGAGTTTAATCCCTATCGTTTTCTATCAATGACTTGTAATGGGACTGATACGCGTCAGCAGACATCAGTTGCAG GTGAAAATGATGTGGATGAAGGGGATAACTCATTTGTTTTGAACGATCCAACCGGCAATGCTGTGTTTCTTCCCTTTGGCTTTGGTGCACGTTCCTGTGTTGGTCagaaatttattatacaaGGACTCGCAACATTATTTGCCTCATTGCTCTCAAATTACGAG ATAAAGCTTCAGTCAGAATCTAAAACCGACTTGAAGTCGTCGTCATCAAACCCCTCTACAGCTCAAATCCTTCTGAATTCGAAGATAGTTTTCATAAGGAGGAACAGCTGA
- the LOC101208737 gene encoding 65-kDa microtubule-associated protein 5 has protein sequence MESVPPTLSPSRTTCGSLLRELQIIWDEIGECDSERDKMLLQLEQECLDIYRRKVEKTRKYKADLHQQLAEAETEIAGIASALGEGFSSFSRGRGTLKEQVVAIKLILEELRSKKRGRLKEFSEVQLQIVSICSEIAGSGQSKSYVDPQIHEHDLTAKKLSELKLHLQELQNEKHLRLQKVNTNISLIHELSVVMSMDFLKTVNEVHPSLGDPKSGPSRSISNDTLARLNGVINSLKQEKQERLQKLQDLGRRLTGLWNLMDAPADERKRFDHATCLMSSSVEEVSAKGCLALDIIEQVEVEVERLNILKTSKMRELIFKRQTELEEIYEGVHMDIDSDAARKTLTSLIDSSNVDLSNLLSSMDDQVSEAKEQALSRKDILDKVEKWQFALQEEKWLEDYERDDNRYSAGRGAHKNLKRAEKARVLVTKLHSMVESLAAKVKAWESEKGITFSYEKVPLLRTLEEDAKLRQEREEGKRKSREQKRLQEQLASEQEALYGSKPIPKKPLGQSNTMLGTPGRRIGTPGRYGFSGSKDRRESGRVPNIIPVNYVALPKDDSASKGA, from the exons ATGGAGTCTGTGCCTCCCACTCTCTCCCCTTCTCGAACCACTTGCGGCTCTCTCCTCCGCGAATTACAG ATTATATGGGACGAAATTGGGGAGTGTGATAGTGAAAGAGATAAGATGCTTCTACAACTCGAGCAAGAATGCCTCGATATTTACCGTAGGAAGGTTGAGAAAACGAGAAAATATAAGGCCGATTTGCACCAACAGTTAGCAGAAGCAGAAACTGAAATTGCCGGGATTGCATCTGCTCTCGGCGAAggcttctcttccttttcacgA GGAAGGGGCACTCTCAAGGAGCAAGTCGTTGctataaaacttattttggAAGAATTGAGATCAAAGAAACGCGGAAGATTGAAGGAATTTTCAGAAGTTCAATTGCAAATTGTCTCCATATGCTCAGAAATAGCTGGCAGTGGTCAATCAAAAAGTTATGTCGATCCGCAAATTCATGAGCATGATCTAACGGCGAAGAAGCTGAGCGAACTTAAACTGCACCTCCAAGAATTGCAGAATGAAAAG CATTTACGTCTACAAAAGGTGAACACCAATATCAGTCTCATCCACGAGCTATCAGTGGTGATGTCAATGGATTTTCTAAAGACTGTAAATGAAGTCCACCCAAGCTTGGGTGATCCTAAAAGTGGGCCCTCGAGGAGTATTAGTAATGATACTCTTGCAAGATTGAATGGTGTAATTAATTCTCTAAAAcaggaaaaacaagaaaggtTACAAAAG CTTCAAGATCTTGGAAGGAGGTTGACGGGACTATGGAATCTCATGGACGCACCTGCTGATGAGCGAAAAAGATTTGACCATGCTACCTGTTTAATGTCATCTTCTGTTGAAGAGGTGTCTGCGAAAGGATGCCTTGCTTTAGATATTATTGAACAG GTTGAAGTTGAAGTCGAGAGGTTAAATATTCTGAAAACTAGCAAGATGAGGGAGCTAATTTTTAAGAGGCAAACAGAACTCGAGGAAATATATGAAGGGGTTCACATGGATATCGACAGTGATGCTGCTCGAAAGACTCTTACCAGTCTAATAGATTCAA gTAATGTCGATCTTTCCAATTTACTTTCTAGCATGGATGATCAGGTTTCTGAAGCTAAGGAGCAGGCTCTAAGTAGGAAGGATATATTGGACAAGGTAGAAAAATGGCAATTTGCATTGCAGGAGGAGAAGTGGCTCGAAGACTATGAAAGG GATGACAATCGTTACAGTGCGGGAAGAGGAGCTCACAAGAATTTGAAACGCGCTGAGAAAGCACGGGTGCTCGTCACCAAATTACATT CCATGGTTGAAAGTTTGGCTGCTAAAGTTAAAGCTTGGGAATCAGAAAAGGGAATTACTTTCTCATATGAGAAG GTTCCCCTTCTGCGTACCTTGGAGGAGGATGCAAAGTTGCGGCAGGAGAGAGAAGAAGGGAAGCGAAAATCACGG GAGCAGAAACGGTTGCAAGAACAACTCGCTTCAGAGCAAGAGGCACTATATGGATCAAAGCCAATACCTAAGAAACCATTGGGTCAGAGCAACACGATGTTGGGGACCCCCGGTCGCCGGATTGGAACTCCAGGTCGGTATGGGTTTTCCGGCAGCAAAGATCGAAGAGAAAGCGGGAGAGTACCTAACATAATACCAGTCAACTATGTTGCTCTTCCAAAAGATGATTCAGCTTCCAAGGGAGCCTGA
- the LOC101206648 gene encoding WAT1-related protein At5g07050, producing the protein MGKLSLFNCCNGFLENSKPYFAMISLQFGYAGMNIISKVSLSRGMSHYVLVVYRHVFATASIAPFVLFFERRGQPRITFKIFIQIFMLALLGPVVDQNFYYAGLKYTSPTFSCAMSNILPAMTFVMAVIFRMEKLDMKKLRCQAKVLGTLVTVGGAMLMTLYKGPPLQMPWTKHNSHLTNSNESSNDKDWFKGSIFLIIATLAWSSLFVLQNQALKTYENHQFTLTTLMCFVGTLQAIAVTLVAEHKASVWRIGWDMNLLAAAYAGIVTSSISYYVQGLVMKKKGPVFATAFSPLMMIIVAIMGSFILAEKIFLGGIIGSILIVFGLYSVLWGKHKESLENKLSGSDDNEIPEVIKASSNSQPNTNNNNTNNTIFISMPTPENPIKPNQMP; encoded by the exons ATGGGAAAGCTTAGCCTTTTCAACTGCTGCAATGGTTTTCTTGAGAATTCTAAACCCTATTTTGCTATGATATCTTTGCAATTTGGATATGCTGGCATGAACATCATTTCCAAAGTCTCTCTTAGTAGAGGGATGAGTCATTACGTCCTCGTCGTTTATCGACATGTTTTTGCTACCGCTTCTATTGCCCCCTTCGTTCTCTTCTTCGAACG GAGAGGACAGCCAAGaataacattcaaaattttcatacaaatatttatgttgGCTTTGCTTGG CCCGGTGGTCGATCAGAATTTCTACTATGCTGGACTAAAGTATACTTCACCAACTTTCTCTTGTGCCATGAGCAACATACTGCCTGCAATGACGTTTGTGATGGCTGTGATCTTTAG GATGGAAAAATTGGatatgaagaaattgagatgCCAAGCAAAAGTATTGGGAACTTTGGTGACAGTGGGTGGAGCAATGCTAATGACTTTATACAAAGGTCCACCTCTTCAAATGCCTTGGACTAAACATAATTCTCATCTCACGAATTCTAATGAGTCCTCCAACGACAAAGATTGGTTCAAAGGCTCCATTTTCCTCATCATTGCCACTCTTGCTTGGTCTTCTCTCTTCGTCTTgcag AATCAGGCGTTGAAGACGTACGAAAACCATCAATTTACTCTCACTACTCTTATGTGCTTTGTGGGAACTTTACAAGCTATAGCTGTGACTTTAGTAGCTGAACACAAAGCTTCTGTTTGGAGAATTGGTTGGGATATGAATCTTCTTGCTGCTGCCTATGCT GGAATAGTGACATCAAGTATATCATACTATGTACAAGGATTagtgatgaaaaagaaaggacCTGTATTTGCAACTGCATTTAGCCCTTTGATGATGATAATCGTTGCCATCATGGGCTCTTTCATCCTTGCTGAAAAGATTTTTCTTGGAGg AATAATAGGATCCATCTTGATAGTATTTGGGTTATACTCAGTGCTTTGGGGGAAACACAAAGAGAGTTTGGAGAACAAATTAAGTGGTTCTGATGATAATGAAATACCAGAAGTGATCAAGGCTTCCTCTAATTCTCAAccaaatactaataataataacactaataacaccatttttatttccatGCCTACCCCTGAAAACCCCATCAAACCCAACCAAATGCCATGA